From the genome of Rhodobacteraceae bacterium Araon29, one region includes:
- a CDS encoding response regulator, producing the protein MNINLILLVDDDSAVRSAISQTLRLENYEVIACASFIEAKDHISEEFEGVVLTDIRMPGRDGFHLNEYCRDIDADLPVIFLTGEGDIPMAVQAMSAGAFDFLEKPCSSESLLPVLSRALKIRGLVIENRNLKKQAIMGDLSARMIFGRSAQVEQLRNAVRVAGKTKSDVIVTGAPGTGISKIAEVIHLSSERAAGPLEKRSAIKLSRQELLEIVYECDSGTLFLDAIDQCPADTQLALIDFLEKEHNTRVIAGTHLEIAELEHQETFISDLFYRLATLTVRIPAISERREDIPVLYQHYVRQAAEQSGLPEPEITDQKISELLSRDWSGNTRALMHDAMRFVLGVNTEASLQFVEGTEGLGKQLSDFEKSILEKTLLQHKGRATQAANALKLPRKTFYDKLSKYGLRAENFRK; encoded by the coding sequence ATGAACATTAACCTTATTTTGTTGGTGGATGATGATTCTGCTGTGCGTTCTGCCATATCTCAAACCCTTCGTTTAGAGAATTATGAGGTTATCGCCTGTGCATCCTTTATAGAAGCCAAAGACCACATATCTGAGGAATTTGAGGGCGTTGTTTTAACTGATATCCGAATGCCAGGGCGAGATGGTTTTCACCTGAACGAGTACTGTCGAGATATCGATGCCGATTTACCAGTTATATTTTTGACAGGCGAAGGAGACATTCCAATGGCTGTGCAAGCAATGTCTGCAGGAGCCTTCGATTTTTTGGAAAAACCATGTTCATCAGAAAGCCTATTACCGGTACTCTCAAGAGCTCTGAAAATACGTGGGCTCGTTATTGAGAATAGGAACCTGAAAAAGCAAGCGATTATGGGTGACCTATCTGCACGGATGATATTTGGACGCTCGGCGCAAGTAGAACAATTGCGTAATGCAGTCAGAGTTGCAGGCAAGACTAAATCTGATGTCATTGTGACGGGCGCACCTGGGACAGGAATTTCCAAAATTGCAGAAGTAATACACCTGTCCAGCGAACGAGCCGCTGGACCTTTGGAAAAAAGATCTGCGATAAAACTCAGTCGACAAGAATTACTGGAAATCGTTTATGAATGCGACAGCGGAACTCTGTTCCTTGATGCAATCGATCAATGTCCCGCTGATACACAGCTCGCACTTATCGACTTTCTTGAAAAAGAACACAATACCCGGGTCATCGCGGGAACACATTTAGAGATAGCCGAACTAGAACACCAAGAAACGTTCATTTCTGATTTGTTTTATCGACTGGCAACCCTCACGGTTCGCATCCCGGCGATAAGCGAGCGTCGCGAAGATATACCTGTATTGTATCAACATTATGTAAGGCAAGCAGCCGAACAATCTGGTTTGCCTGAACCCGAGATTACAGATCAAAAAATATCGGAGCTGTTGTCCCGCGATTGGAGCGGTAACACGCGCGCGCTTATGCATGACGCAATGCGCTTTGTTCTTGGCGTAAACACTGAAGCCTCTCTGCAATTTGTTGAAGGCACAGAGGGCCTTGGCAAACAGTTATCTGATTTTGAAAAATCAATTCTCGAAAAAACTCTGTTGCAGCATAAAGGGCGTGCAACACAAGCAGCCAATGCGCTTAAATTACCTCGCAAGACGTTTTATGATAAACTGTCGAAATATGGGCTTAGGGCCGAAAACTTTCGAAAATAA
- a CDS encoding sensor histidine kinase, translated as MQIKKRTFTLLLGILVTAVLTSSLIWQLSYRQGIKLAASTGAGDLNLATDRLQFQLRRYRELAVLIVDHPKLSALLEAPRATNLSLEAQEILMRSADKTGATNLAYYDVSGKLLSSAHQVIVQGSVLSQLLNRAVDGALGSSSGYNLNGKRQYYFASPHFAKSGKVKAVLLVVVDVDRLEFEWRGTVPTVFFMDGKEKIFISNRSELIGWTREPNDIGLHPPTGDFPKFESTTISGKEIWTTNWGPYVPKTSLHLTKDLAVIGMRAEILVDLGPAAKIANLQAAIAAVLVLFLGTLILVTVQRRRVLADTNTQLELKVAEKTADLRAAQTELVKAGKLSALGKMSAGISHELNQPLMAIQQYSENAGRFLQINDTENAHNNLSEIQKLSQRMARIIKNLRAFARNEHEPMSRVDVVDVIKAALSLTRTRIDQTQTELITDLPSAPVYVNAGEVRLSQVVVNLISNALDAMEESKERKLSIRVSVRTQVEIHVTDTGPGIDDPEKMFDPFYTTKSVDKGEGLGLGLSISYGLVQSFGGDIKGKNSSTGAHMVVTLDKRNNDEH; from the coding sequence ATGCAAATAAAAAAACGCACTTTTACCTTATTGCTTGGCATACTTGTCACTGCCGTACTCACAAGCTCATTGATCTGGCAGTTAAGTTACCGCCAGGGGATTAAACTGGCTGCGTCAACAGGTGCAGGTGATCTAAACCTTGCAACAGATAGACTGCAATTCCAACTCAGACGGTACCGGGAACTCGCTGTTCTGATCGTGGATCATCCAAAATTATCAGCTTTGCTAGAGGCGCCAAGAGCGACTAATTTAAGTCTAGAAGCACAAGAAATATTGATGCGTTCGGCCGATAAAACTGGCGCGACCAACTTAGCCTATTACGACGTGAGTGGTAAGCTGCTCAGCAGTGCTCATCAAGTTATCGTTCAAGGCTCAGTACTTTCACAACTTTTGAATCGGGCAGTGGATGGGGCTTTGGGATCGTCAAGCGGTTACAATTTGAATGGCAAACGTCAATACTATTTTGCATCACCTCATTTTGCTAAAAGCGGGAAAGTTAAGGCAGTTTTATTGGTGGTAGTCGATGTTGATCGATTGGAGTTTGAATGGCGAGGCACAGTTCCAACAGTCTTCTTCATGGATGGAAAAGAAAAGATCTTTATCTCTAATCGTTCTGAACTCATCGGCTGGACAAGAGAACCGAATGACATTGGTCTACATCCGCCAACAGGCGATTTCCCAAAATTTGAGTCCACTACAATAAGTGGCAAAGAGATATGGACTACGAACTGGGGTCCTTACGTACCTAAAACCTCATTACATCTTACCAAAGATCTAGCTGTTATTGGCATGCGTGCCGAGATCCTTGTCGATTTGGGGCCAGCGGCCAAGATTGCGAATTTACAGGCTGCGATTGCTGCAGTTCTCGTTCTTTTCTTAGGGACACTTATCCTAGTTACAGTCCAAAGGAGACGCGTTTTAGCTGATACCAATACACAGCTAGAATTGAAAGTTGCTGAAAAAACTGCGGACTTGCGCGCAGCGCAAACTGAACTTGTAAAAGCAGGAAAGCTATCGGCCCTTGGTAAGATGTCTGCGGGTATCAGCCATGAATTGAATCAACCGCTCATGGCTATTCAACAGTACTCTGAAAATGCAGGGCGTTTTCTACAAATTAACGATACTGAAAACGCGCATAATAATCTATCGGAAATACAAAAATTGTCTCAACGTATGGCACGCATTATAAAGAACTTGCGTGCCTTCGCACGGAATGAACACGAGCCAATGAGCCGCGTGGATGTGGTCGATGTGATCAAGGCCGCGCTTTCCCTAACTCGGACGCGGATTGACCAAACACAAACTGAATTAATTACTGATCTGCCCTCTGCACCAGTTTATGTAAATGCTGGCGAAGTTCGTCTATCTCAAGTTGTTGTGAATTTGATTTCGAATGCACTGGATGCGATGGAAGAAAGTAAAGAGCGAAAGCTCTCAATAAGGGTCTCTGTTAGAACCCAAGTCGAAATACACGTCACGGATACTGGACCTGGTATTGACGACCCAGAAAAGATGTTTGACCCATTCTATACAACAAAATCTGTAGATAAAGGTGAGGGACTTGGACTTGGACTTTCGATATCTTATGGCTTAGTTCAAAGCTTTGGTGGCGATATTAAAGGAAAGAATTCATCAACTGGTGCACATATGGTCGTCACTTTGGATAAACGGAATAACGATGAACATTAA
- a CDS encoding DctP family TRAP transporter solute-binding subunit, with the protein MKLITTTITALALTISANAVSAACDAGETVIKFSHVTNTDKHPKGIAATLLSERVNEEMNGKACMEVFPNSTLYDDNKVLEALLQGDVQLAAPSLSKFEKFTKQFRIFDLPFMFEDIEAVDAFQASDAGQALLDSMQRRGLQGLTFWHNGMKQMSANVPLMSPSDANGLKFRVMSSDVLVAQMEAIGGAPQKMAFSEVYGGLQQGVVDGQENTWSNIYGKKFFEVQDGITETNHGIIDYLVVTSVDWLENLDADVRDQFLTILGEVTELRNAQSFAVNQTNRQAIIDAGATVRTLTAEERQAWVDVMKPVWDQFADDVGQDMIDAAQALN; encoded by the coding sequence ATGAAACTAATCACCACAACAATAACTGCACTTGCACTGACTATATCAGCCAATGCAGTAAGCGCCGCCTGCGATGCGGGCGAAACCGTTATCAAATTCAGTCATGTGACCAACACTGACAAGCATCCTAAAGGAATAGCGGCTACACTGCTGAGCGAGCGTGTCAATGAGGAGATGAATGGCAAAGCCTGTATGGAGGTTTTTCCAAACTCGACCCTTTATGATGATAACAAGGTGCTTGAGGCGCTGCTTCAAGGCGATGTACAGTTGGCAGCACCATCGCTGTCCAAGTTTGAGAAATTCACAAAGCAGTTCAGAATCTTCGACTTGCCTTTCATGTTCGAGGACATTGAAGCCGTCGATGCGTTCCAAGCCTCAGATGCAGGTCAGGCCTTGCTAGATAGCATGCAGCGCCGCGGCCTTCAGGGTTTGACGTTTTGGCACAATGGCATGAAACAAATGTCGGCCAATGTACCCTTGATGTCACCCTCAGACGCCAATGGCCTCAAATTCCGTGTGATGTCATCGGACGTTCTGGTGGCTCAGATGGAAGCAATCGGAGGAGCTCCGCAAAAGATGGCCTTCTCAGAAGTCTATGGAGGGCTGCAGCAAGGCGTCGTCGATGGGCAAGAAAACACGTGGTCAAACATTTATGGTAAGAAGTTTTTCGAAGTGCAGGACGGTATCACTGAGACCAACCACGGCATTATTGACTATCTGGTCGTGACCAGTGTCGATTGGCTCGAGAACCTAGATGCGGATGTCCGCGACCAGTTCCTGACTATCCTGGGCGAGGTCACTGAGCTTCGGAATGCCCAGTCTTTTGCTGTAAACCAGACGAACCGGCAAGCTATTATCGATGCTGGCGCTACGGTGCGGACGCTGACCGCTGAAGAGCGTCAGGCTTGGGTTGATGTCATGAAACCAGTCTGGGACCAGTTTGCTGATGATGTTGGTCAGGACATGATCGACGCAGCACAGGCCCTCAATTAA